In Armatimonadota bacterium, a single genomic region encodes these proteins:
- a CDS encoding 6-carboxytetrahydropterin synthase — protein sequence MGRYRVCKSFTVESGHMLSKHAGMCRFPHGHTRVIEVVLSSETLDSNDMVVDFKAIKLLCKEHIERYDHRMALNSSDPLLPAMQNVHPDSVLVFDETDPTTEVIAREIFDFVASKLATGFEKDGYWIEPGRVLLERIRVTETPSSWAEYRI from the coding sequence ATGGGCAGATATCGCGTTTGCAAGTCGTTCACGGTGGAGTCCGGGCATATGCTTTCAAAGCATGCGGGCATGTGCAGGTTTCCCCACGGACACACGCGGGTGATTGAAGTGGTTCTCTCTTCCGAAACGCTGGATTCAAACGACATGGTAGTGGACTTCAAAGCGATCAAGTTGCTTTGCAAGGAGCACATCGAGCGATACGATCACCGGATGGCTTTGAACTCATCCGATCCGCTGTTGCCAGCGATGCAGAATGTCCATCCAGATTCTGTTTTGGTCTTTGATGAGACGGACCCGACGACCGAAGTAATTGCTCGGGAGATTTTTGATTTTGTCGCATCCAAGTTGGCAACGGGGTTTGAAAAGGACGGCTACTGGATAGAACCTGGAAGAGTTTTGCTTGAGAGAATCCGGGTGACCGAAACTCCCTCAAGCTGGGCTGAATATAGGATTTAG
- the tpiA gene encoding triose-phosphate isomerase, with protein MRKKIVVGNWKMNLLAAEAASRAAELAKLVGFDDSVEVGICPAFLSLAGVSLVLRESVIDVGSQDVFWKSSGAFTGFVSAEMVRDAGCRYAVIGHSERRGRFGKLEVPESTLGFFAETDETVNLKLKSSLEAGLVPIVCVGESLAEREAGQTDAVIATQIAGALDGVSDLSTLVIAYEPVWAIGTGKVCDSVEANRVCGFIRSQVPAEYRESVRVQYGGSVNPGNAAELFSQPEIDGGLVGGASLKPEDFIQVINAAK; from the coding sequence ATGCGAAAGAAAATTGTTGTTGGCAACTGGAAAATGAACCTACTGGCTGCGGAAGCGGCCTCCCGAGCGGCCGAACTTGCAAAGCTCGTCGGATTCGATGATTCTGTTGAAGTCGGAATCTGCCCAGCGTTCTTGTCGCTTGCTGGCGTCTCTTTGGTTTTGCGAGAGTCGGTGATCGATGTTGGTTCGCAGGACGTTTTTTGGAAGTCGAGCGGAGCGTTTACGGGGTTTGTTTCGGCAGAGATGGTTCGCGATGCGGGTTGCCGGTATGCAGTGATCGGCCACTCAGAGCGGCGCGGACGGTTTGGGAAGTTGGAAGTTCCAGAGTCAACACTTGGTTTCTTTGCGGAAACTGACGAGACAGTCAACCTTAAGCTCAAGTCAAGTCTTGAAGCTGGGTTGGTGCCGATTGTGTGCGTTGGAGAGTCTTTAGCCGAGCGTGAGGCGGGACAGACGGATGCCGTGATTGCCACGCAAATCGCGGGTGCGCTGGATGGAGTCTCTGATCTTTCCACGCTGGTCATCGCATACGAGCCGGTGTGGGCAATTGGAACAGGAAAAGTTTGCGATTCGGTAGAGGCAAATAGAGTCTGCGGCTTCATTCGATCTCAAGTTCCTGCCGAGTATCGCGAGTCGGTTCGGGTTCAGTACGGCGGAAGCGTTAACCCAGGAAATGCGGCGGAGCTGTTCTCTCAGCCAGAGATTGACGGCGGGTTGGTCGGCGGAGCCTCGCTGAAGCCAGAAGACTTTATTCAGGTCATCAACGCGGCTAAGTGA
- a CDS encoding OsmC family protein, which produces MAILEHRYTADVVWNGGRDGSGSITPGPSGQGFPINVPPEFGGTGGQLNPEELLTSAIAGCYSITYGIVVANRKLPVASFEAKAEGVVEQNGASFKYREIVIRPTITLAAEATDEQLKFAEDMAHKCDAYCIVTNAVRASVEVRIEPVVVIAS; this is translated from the coding sequence ATGGCAATTTTGGAGCACCGGTATACAGCAGACGTAGTGTGGAATGGCGGCAGAGACGGGTCGGGATCGATCACTCCTGGGCCAAGCGGTCAGGGCTTTCCGATCAACGTTCCGCCTGAGTTTGGCGGAACGGGTGGACAGCTCAATCCTGAAGAATTGCTCACTTCAGCTATCGCAGGCTGTTACTCGATCACCTATGGAATCGTCGTAGCCAACCGAAAACTTCCGGTTGCATCGTTCGAAGCAAAGGCAGAGGGTGTCGTGGAGCAAAACGGAGCTTCCTTCAAGTACCGCGAGATCGTTATTCGACCAACGATCACTCTTGCTGCCGAGGCGACAGATGAGCAGCTGAAGTTCGCCGAAGACATGGCTCACAAGTGCGATGCTTATTGCATTGTCACCAACGCGGTGCGGGCGTCTGTTGAGGTGAGGATTGAGCCGGTTGTGGTTATAGCATCTTAA
- a CDS encoding MlaD family protein: MGNAAKVGGLVVIFAAMLVGAYAFLGKNLFGPKFQIFYASFPDAGGITPGTRVLLAGVNVGLVTSVELASPTEAKATLAIKPGVGIPAGSKLVLPASLVGLGEQVILLNPPKVISGNLTAGATIPGGKAGALDGILPNAPATVEELTKTMAAFRKLLEDPELTGGLKKLMSTTNATMGEFGKTAAGVNNLMTSNQANLSKTLVAMRDGMQNINGLTKELYVMAKSGKIQGDLTATMANLKSATEKGDKLMTEINALVADPDLRASLKGSAANITAMTESGAKMAKNGEAIAANVEKMSVDGPEISRKISELMTKANEIADEIKGITTDVKGSVKKVTEVLTKSPTSAFSNIETRFDLIQETDPNFLRTDFTAIFPSANGDSFQLGLWNAFESNQFIAQQSKKLNDNLSLRYGIFASKPGFGVDYLLGSRASLRADVFSLNDPRFDLRMRYDVGKGVIGWIGVNKMFKDNSPMIGFGVVR, from the coding sequence ATGGGGAATGCAGCGAAGGTCGGGGGGCTAGTTGTCATCTTTGCCGCGATGCTAGTCGGGGCCTATGCTTTTCTGGGCAAGAACCTATTTGGACCTAAGTTCCAAATCTTTTACGCATCCTTCCCTGATGCAGGGGGAATCACTCCCGGAACTAGGGTTTTGCTAGCCGGTGTGAACGTTGGCCTCGTGACAAGTGTTGAGCTGGCGAGCCCAACCGAAGCCAAAGCGACCCTAGCAATTAAGCCGGGAGTCGGCATTCCCGCCGGATCGAAACTCGTGCTCCCCGCGAGCCTCGTCGGGCTTGGAGAGCAAGTCATCCTGCTCAATCCCCCTAAGGTCATCTCGGGCAACCTCACCGCCGGGGCCACTATCCCGGGCGGCAAAGCTGGCGCTCTTGACGGAATACTGCCTAACGCCCCAGCCACTGTCGAAGAGCTGACGAAAACGATGGCAGCGTTCCGCAAGCTCCTGGAAGACCCTGAATTGACAGGTGGACTCAAAAAGCTGATGTCGACGACTAACGCCACCATGGGCGAGTTCGGCAAGACCGCCGCCGGGGTCAACAACTTGATGACCTCTAACCAGGCAAACCTATCCAAAACCCTCGTCGCCATGCGCGACGGGATGCAAAACATCAACGGTTTGACCAAGGAACTTTACGTCATGGCAAAGAGCGGCAAGATTCAGGGCGACCTGACCGCCACGATGGCGAACCTCAAATCGGCCACTGAAAAAGGCGACAAGCTCATGACCGAGATCAATGCGCTAGTTGCTGATCCTGATCTCCGTGCCTCGCTAAAGGGCAGTGCCGCCAACATCACCGCCATGACCGAGAGTGGCGCCAAGATGGCAAAGAACGGCGAAGCCATCGCCGCCAACGTCGAGAAGATGTCCGTCGACGGCCCCGAGATTAGCCGCAAGATCAGCGAGCTCATGACCAAAGCCAACGAGATCGCCGACGAGATTAAAGGCATCACAACCGACGTGAAAGGCAGCGTCAAGAAGGTCACAGAAGTTCTGACAAAGAGTCCAACGAGCGCCTTCAGCAACATCGAAACCCGATTCGACTTGATCCAGGAAACCGACCCTAACTTCCTGCGCACAGACTTCACCGCGATTTTCCCGTCGGCGAACGGCGATAGCTTCCAACTCGGACTCTGGAACGCGTTCGAATCCAACCAGTTCATCGCCCAGCAAAGCAAGAAGCTGAACGACAATTTGAGCCTGCGCTACGGGATATTTGCATCTAAGCCCGGTTTTGGGGTAGATTATCTTCTTGGTTCGAGAGCATCGTTGCGGGCTGACGTTTTCAGTCTGAACGACCCTCGGTTCGACCTCCGAATGCGCTACGATGTTGGCAAAGGAGTGATCGGCTGGATCGGGGTCAACAAAATGTTCAAAGACAATTCACCCATGATCGGGTTTGGCGTTGTGCGCTGA